A portion of the Pseudarthrobacter defluvii genome contains these proteins:
- a CDS encoding extracellular solute-binding protein, translating into MTSEKTPGQPAPSHPLPSSSKLSQLTRRSMLGLSGLALAGATVGAWPRLTGADIPGRGSKALNIAILGTAADAAGRQGLIQAFTAAHPDIPVQLQAIQGADWKDFFSKILTMVAAGTPPDVVYVATEGAQLFADKLAEPLDSYVRRDAAAMSDYFADVHPSLLEAFMYQGSLYQLPLDWNAANMYLNTTTFAQAGLERPKDDWTKDDFTATLRALRKARPADFTPYYWTNRLFGGVVPWLYANDTSFLSETKAPGGDWLWDRFYANDPARSTRGGGYQWLAPNAEDGRVVETFDYLRELVAEGLGVRPESGGGNALVGLFGNNRIGTTPAGGYWAQGLHEAGMTADQFDVQFFPRWRTQRHQFGAAGYAIMRTAKDKDAAWEWVKFCSSREAMQLAIPKPNTTPTRRSMVNESFYAATGPRHWKVFYDTLDRFPTSGPIPAPPQQAAVETALMKNVSTAVSGSSADVRAAMGNLQRDLELALRRNS; encoded by the coding sequence ATGACGTCTGAAAAGACACCGGGGCAACCAGCCCCTTCGCATCCGCTGCCGTCCAGCAGCAAACTCTCACAACTCACCCGCCGGTCCATGCTTGGCCTGAGCGGACTCGCCCTGGCGGGAGCCACCGTGGGGGCGTGGCCCCGACTGACTGGCGCCGATATCCCGGGCCGCGGCAGCAAGGCCCTGAACATCGCCATCCTGGGGACGGCAGCGGATGCCGCGGGACGCCAGGGCCTCATCCAGGCCTTCACCGCCGCGCACCCCGACATCCCGGTGCAACTGCAGGCCATTCAGGGTGCGGACTGGAAGGACTTCTTTTCCAAGATCCTGACCATGGTGGCCGCGGGAACGCCGCCGGATGTCGTCTATGTAGCCACCGAAGGCGCCCAGCTCTTTGCCGACAAGCTCGCCGAGCCTCTAGACAGTTATGTCCGCCGGGATGCCGCCGCCATGAGCGATTACTTTGCCGACGTCCACCCGAGCCTGCTGGAAGCCTTCATGTACCAGGGAAGCCTCTACCAGCTTCCACTGGACTGGAACGCGGCGAACATGTATTTGAACACCACCACCTTCGCCCAGGCCGGGCTTGAGCGGCCAAAAGACGACTGGACGAAGGACGACTTCACCGCCACCCTGCGGGCCCTACGCAAGGCCCGCCCGGCTGACTTCACCCCGTACTACTGGACCAACCGGCTTTTCGGCGGCGTCGTGCCGTGGCTTTACGCCAATGACACCAGCTTCCTGTCCGAAACGAAGGCTCCCGGCGGGGACTGGCTTTGGGACCGCTTCTACGCAAACGATCCTGCCCGGAGCACCCGCGGCGGCGGGTATCAGTGGCTGGCCCCCAACGCCGAGGACGGGCGGGTTGTCGAAACCTTCGACTACCTGCGCGAACTGGTGGCCGAAGGACTCGGCGTCCGTCCCGAATCCGGCGGCGGAAACGCCCTGGTGGGCCTGTTCGGCAACAACCGCATCGGCACCACGCCGGCCGGTGGCTATTGGGCGCAGGGCCTGCACGAGGCCGGGATGACCGCCGATCAATTCGACGTTCAGTTCTTCCCCCGCTGGCGGACCCAGCGCCATCAGTTCGGCGCTGCCGGCTACGCGATCATGCGCACGGCCAAAGACAAGGACGCGGCGTGGGAATGGGTGAAGTTCTGCTCCAGCCGCGAAGCGATGCAGTTGGCCATTCCCAAGCCCAACACCACGCCCACCCGCCGTTCGATGGTCAACGAATCCTTCTACGCAGCCACCGGGCCGCGGCACTGGAAGGTCTTCTACGACACCCTGGACAGGTTCCCCACCTCCGGTCCGATCCCCGCGCCGCCGCAGCAGGCGGCCGTCGAGACTGCCCTGATGAAGAACGTCTCCACCGCAGTCAGCGGCAGCTCCGCCGATGTGCGGGCAGCCATGGGCAACCTGCAGCGTGACCTTGAACTGGCTCTGAGGAGGAACTCATGA
- a CDS encoding LacI family DNA-binding transcriptional regulator: MAKRKATALDVAKRAGVSRSAVSLVLNGRAQGNVTAERQERVLRAAAELDYTPNSVALSLRNQQTSTIGVITDDIVTSPFAGRLISGASRTALTRGYMLFVIDSEHDVSRESTAAQQLVHRQVDGIMYATGSLREVTTPTTMRTLPAILANCTDAASPFRSVIPAEVDGGRAAAQLLIDLGHRRITLLTGTLSSPAAPQREQGYREAMEAAGLGREQQRVHPTGWDIDDGYRAASAVLGGEDRPTAIICSNDRVATGVLLFAASAGLRVPQDLSVVGYDDQQHVAANLVPALTTVALPHAEIGETAMSMLLDEVEGKAPEAEKDEGEILLVPCRVITRASTGAPPSS; encoded by the coding sequence ATGGCGAAACGTAAGGCGACCGCACTGGACGTGGCGAAGCGCGCGGGCGTGTCCCGCAGCGCTGTATCGCTGGTGCTTAATGGCAGGGCTCAGGGCAATGTCACGGCGGAACGACAAGAGCGCGTCCTCCGCGCTGCCGCTGAGCTGGATTACACACCCAATTCAGTCGCCTTGAGCCTGCGCAACCAGCAGACGTCAACCATCGGCGTCATCACGGACGACATCGTCACCAGCCCGTTCGCCGGCCGGCTGATCAGTGGCGCCTCACGCACGGCCCTGACCCGTGGATACATGCTCTTTGTCATTGACTCGGAGCACGACGTGTCCCGTGAAAGCACTGCAGCACAGCAGCTGGTACACCGGCAGGTGGACGGCATCATGTATGCCACCGGCAGCCTGCGCGAAGTAACTACCCCTACTACGATGCGCACTCTGCCGGCCATCCTTGCCAATTGCACTGACGCCGCCTCCCCGTTCCGCTCGGTCATCCCGGCAGAGGTGGACGGCGGGCGCGCCGCCGCACAGCTGTTGATCGACCTGGGCCACCGCCGCATCACCCTGCTGACCGGGACCCTCAGCTCGCCTGCTGCCCCGCAGCGCGAACAGGGGTACCGCGAGGCGATGGAAGCGGCGGGACTGGGCCGCGAGCAACAACGTGTCCACCCGACCGGCTGGGACATTGACGACGGCTACCGGGCTGCGTCTGCCGTCCTGGGCGGCGAAGACCGGCCGACGGCGATCATCTGCTCCAACGACAGGGTGGCCACCGGCGTTTTGCTGTTTGCGGCATCCGCAGGACTGCGTGTACCGCAGGACCTGTCCGTTGTGGGATACGACGATCAGCAGCACGTGGCCGCCAACCTTGTTCCCGCCCTCACTACCGTGGCACTTCCGCACGCCGAAATCGGAGAAACGGCCATGTCCATGCTCTTGGATGAGGTTGAGGGGAAAGCGCCCGAAGCAGAAAAGGATGAGGGCGAAATCCTCCTGGTGCCTTGCCGGGTGATCACCCGGGCATCCACCGGCGCTCCCCCTTCTTCCTAG